ATTTCCCCTCATTTACCCCAGTggtctgctaatagccatggtGGTCAGTATGCTGTTCCTGTTGCTGTTGAGATTCACTGCTCCAGTCATGGTGTGGGTGCTCATCATAGGAGTCCTGGGCGCTGGGGCATATGGTAAACACTCACCTGGAGCAGTTATTTAAGGCAAAGTAGGATTTTTAGTTCCAGTATAGATTTCTTAAGAAATATTAATAATTGTACTATTTCTTCCATTCTTTTCTGCTCGGAAATTCACTTGAACATGTGGAACAGAAAGGCTGTGGATTGGATAAATAACTTTCCTTATTAGAAGTTAGGTTATGAATGCAAAGTTTTGCCGCTGACTCTCACAAAAACAAGTGTTGCTGGTCCTGTGTTTAACCTCGCTTGTGAACAAGTGGAGCTCAAAAGAACACAAAGTCGACAAGGGCAGTTTTTTTGTTATGACAAAAATATATGTGCCTAGTAGCCTCTCAGTTGTTGGAGTGTTTCTGTTGCAGGTATATGGCACTGCTACTGGGAGTATGCCAACTACAAGAAAGCCAATGCTACCATCTCTAACATTGGCTTCACCACTAACTTCGCGGTTTACCTGCAAGTCCAAGAGACCTGGCTGGCATTCTGTGAGTCTGATTAACATCACAAAAGGTTTCTCACAGTGTAGGGATAagtcttatctttttttttgtttttctgttgtttttttaattttgtaggtGTGGTGTGTGGGCAGGTGTGTTCATGTCAAAAACCTAATTACGTCAGCTTCTGGATACAAagatcaaaacaaagaaaaagatctCTGTATACTAGAAATTAAAGCTCTGTTGAATAAAAAGACACAGCAGCTTTTTGCACAGGCAAATACAATACCATTACAGAGGAAATGAGACGTATAAAATTGAAATAACTAATGACATCATAAATGCCAAATCACAGCCACATCCAAAAAATAATTCAATAAAACCATTGGTGGTATACACACGAGCCACACGTCATGTTTACAACACCACTTCATTTATTACATTGTAAAATACTTCTGATAAAAGATAACCCTGATGTAAGGGTTATTGTTATTGCTGCAACTTGTAGTTCATATTGGATATTGGTCTTCTAAACCACATTTTTACCCCTGCCCCCAGTGATTATCATATCTGTGGTGGAGGCGATCCTTCTCCTGACCCTCATCTTCCTGCGTACCAGAATCCTCATAGCCATCGCCCTCATCCAGGAGTCCAGCAAGTGAGTCCTAATGCTACACAGTAAAAGTCTGTCCACAGGGTTTACACCAAATATTAACCAATGTTTGTTAATGTGAGATGTTCTCAATCTTAAAAGGaatttatttaaaggtgccctgccacacatatttcattactttgtggtaatgtctgaagttctaccatggactctatAAAAATTTTTGTGGAAATAAAAtaccttggttaccttgtttcaagccattctagcgtggtatagaaagcctgcaggaagactcagctcagtttgtgccagttctcattaatgttcaacgagctaagctgcttgactctgattgactaacagctagccaatgagagcctggctatcagcatcctttacccagcgcaactgggcgagctcatgaatagtaatgagcctAGGCAAcgtgatgtcagactgaccagcttttgtaattggcctgatttctccgcttatttcttttcagtggctagaggtGACAGAGGAGGtggcagttcattttcacattcacgacataacacaaacacttatggacctaacatatttcaaaaaatgcaagtaaaaacggttttgtgggCACCTTTAAAGGTTAATCaggttaatgtttaaatattgttctttttttgtatctttCCGTGAAAAGTGTATATGACCTCGGCATAACCTCAcgatgtgtgtgttcataatCTACAGGGCAATCAGCCACATGATGTCCACCCTGCTGTACCCTCTGGTCACCTTTGTTCTCCTGCTGGTGTGTGTCGCTTACTGGGGCGCCACTGCTTTGTATCCTTTaattttatgtgtgtatatgtttggaTGCATGCTGTTAATACCACCGTGTGTAGGCACAGACTATTGTTAAAACATGTCTGaggttgtgtgtttatttgttactCTACAGTCCAGAGGATCTGTTCTCCTAAACTGATGATTGTAGATATTTGGCCACTTCAGGAGGCCCTATCTACAAAGTGGTGGCTCTCAACTCCACTTTGAGTGACTGTAAGATGATCAATGGCACTGCAGACTGTGACCCTCAGGTGAGCGGGCAGAATGGGAACTTAGGGTGGACATAAACAGTGAAACCTTCTCACATTTTTATCtaactataatataataatataaaatatttcccCTGTAAAACTAAAATTCTAGCCATCTAGAAAATGTTGCGCCAACTGTTCATCATTCTTTCTCTAATTCTTTCGTCCTCTCAGAACTTCAACTCGTCAGATTACCCAGGCTGCCCCTCAGCCAGCTGCATCTTCATCAAATACAACAACGAGGGTCTCTTCCAGAGGAACCTCTTCAACCTGCAGATCTACAACGTGGTGGCTTTTCTCTGGTGTGTCAACTTCGTCATCGCCTTGGGGCAGTGTACGCTGGCCGGTGCCTTTTCCTCCTACTACTGGGCCTTCACCAAACCAGCTGACATCCCCATGTTTCCCGTGTGTGGTAGCTTTATACGCTCACTCAGGTAGGTTAATGAGCTGCTGTCACATTGGTTAAATACCTGTAGAGGGTGATGCAGAAATGGAACTTCACCCAAAAGTTCAGAGTACATCAAAGGACATAGTGGCGGACTGCAGTTCCCTCTCTGGCTCCTAGAGGGCGCATTAGACCTATACATAACAGTTTGGGCAAGCAGACCTCAGCCAGACAGTGAGACGGTACCATCTTTTTACATTTCAGGTACCATGTGGGCTCCCTTGGCATTTGGTGCTTTGATCCTGACCCTGGTGCAGATAGCAAGGATGATTCTGGAGTACATTGACCACAAAACAAAAGGTAAGAGGCTGACCTACCCTTATTTCACTGTCTGTGTTACCTAAAAGAATACTGAACATGTTCATCTGCTAAATCCTAATCTTGACATCGGATCAAAGTTTAGTCAGTGCAGCTTTTAGTCTTGAGGGTATAATATATGAATCCCAGGACATATTTCAGTGATTATTGGCCGATGCATTAATACGGCCCTTTAAACCACATGCTGTCACTGTCCAAAACAACTATCTTTTTCAGATAAACTAAAGGACAGCATGTTAATTTATGGGTACGTAAATAAACTTTTACAAACCCATGGGGTTAGCTGAAAAAAATACATAGTCACAAAGCAAAGCTGTTTTTCTTACCTCATAAAAAGATGACATTTTAGAAGCATAGTTTTTACAGGACTGCGAAGATCTGTTTTCTCTGAGATTGAATCCAGCCACAATTTTCAAAGTCTCTTTACTTAATCTCCAGTCCTATTTTACAAATGTCTCAGTGGATGAATGAATACTAAAGATTTGCAGGCAGTGGACATGCAGAAAAGAAACAGTCCAATAAATGACGGGCTACTTATACATGTTTTGGCTTCTTATCTCCAGCGGCGCAGAATCCATGTGCACGTTTCATATTGTGCTGTCTGAAGTGCTGCCTCTGGTGTCTGGAGAAGTTCATCAAGTTCATCAATAGGAACGCTTACATCATGGTGAGCACAGCATATTATTGTACAGGTGTTAGTCCTCTTATCTTAATTGTTACTATTATTATTGTGGTAATAATTAATATGTTTGTAGCACTCATCTTAAATCATACAAAGTACTATCAAaaggggggggaaaaaacatgcTTTGCTGGAAATTAAATTACGCTTTTTCTACTGACTGTTAAAAACCTACTGAGcagcacaacaaaaatgttttcatataatatattatatataatgtatattatataatgtattatataGACTttcttgattttcttttctccacAGATTGCCATTTATGGGAAAAACTTTTATGCCCTCGGCTAAAAAAATGCTTTCTCCCTGCTCATGAGAAATGTCGTGAGGTTTGTGCTGAAGTCATGTTCCCTATTCTAAATGAGATTTAGTGTTTCCAATGCTGGCTGGCTACATGTTGTCTGACCTGTTCCTAACATGAatatatttgcatgtgtttgagTAGTGTCGTGTTTCTCTGACTCTTGACTGTGTCCCCTCAGGGTCGTGGTGCTTGATAAAGTGACagacctgctgctgctcttcggGAAGCTGCTGGTGGTCGTGAGGAGTAGGTAAGTAGAAGAAGACTAGAGAAGAAGCAGTTCATACGACGTGTTGTCCGATTATGTTGGAAACCAAAAGTGTTAATAGTTGTTCGGAATGGCCACACTGGAAGGCAGAGTGGAGAGCCAGCCGAGAGGCGGGAGTCGTGATGTCATTTAAATACGGGGATAACTGCGCATATCTTCAGACAGTCTTTTCATgaagatacttttttttgtacacgttAAAGCTGTGTGACaagtataaaaaaagagagGTGGAGAGAAAAGTTAAAACTGTGGCTCCTTTCTCACCTCCATGCATATGTCGTTTCGAAAGTTACAGAAATTGTCGGACACAGCCAACCACCATCCAACATGCAGTTCTGTGTATACTGGCCTCCTTAGGCAAATCCAAGACTAAAGAAATGGGATGGGTTtgatggatttttttattttattttttttatattgatggATTGAATTTTGAAGGCTGATACCAATATATTTGGACTAAACATTCAGATTTACAATATTTTGTTCTGAGTATCTTTAGTATcttacctaaataaaaaaagataaatgcaGTAAATGAATGACTATGTGTTGTTAATACAATGAAGCCCAATACGAAATGAACATGAATGCGTCAGGAAAGATTGGAGACACTGAAATCTCTGTCTCTTGCAGGCGTAttgtccttcttcttcttctctggacGAATAGTGCTACCAGGCAATACCTTCAAATCTGAAACCCTCAACTACTACTGGATGCCAATTATTGTAAGTTACAAATGGTTCTTCTCTGTTTTTGATATTTAGTTTGTTCtaattcttttttcttcttcttccaaatCTGTTTTTTGTAGACGGTGGTGTTTGGTAGCTACCTCATAGCTCACGGATTCTTCAGTGTGTACAACATGTGTGTCGATACACTCTTCCTCTGCTTCTGTGAGTAGATTTTTGCAGTTTACCGAGTGTTTTTAAACGCCTGTACCAGTCACGTTATTCACACAGAAATACTACCGACACAAGGAATCTTTATTTGTGTAAGGAAAGATTTTGGAACATGCAAATATAGTCAAATCATTTTAAGATAACCACATTTTAACATGTCAATTTCAAGCTAAGAAGCTAACTAGGATCTAATTAGaagaatttaattaaataacacAACAATACACACCGAAACCAGCTATATCATCACTTCACTCAATTTGGCTCTTTTTCTTACAGTGGAGGATTTGGAGCGGAACGATGGATCTTTACAGAAGCCATACTTTATGTCCAAAAACCTCATGAAGATACTCAACAAATCCAACAAAGCACCAAAAAAGGGTAAAGGCAAAGACAAAGACTGAAGAACattttcccaccgtggtcattATCCcaaattctttatttattttacattacattttaacactCCATTGTTTTCCAAACAAGTTAACCAAAACTAATTTGcacttttaaataattgttttattgtgtttatgaGCATATGTAGTATTAATGACTGTACACATGAAAAGACTGAGTGTGTCAATGCAGGTaatgttttgttaaattttAAGTTGCAAGGTTTGTTAAAACAATCTTTGATTTGGCTTTTGATCTTGATTTGACTCAAAGTCCCAAAATATTTCTTCTATTATTTTAAAGAATATTGGTTTCTGTTCAGACGATTGCACATTAACACTGCACACGTTTTAGACTGTGTCCATTAATCCAGTTTAGCAGCTTTCATGCGGGTAAGATTTAGTTTTGTTCTACTTTTGGCTGAGAATCCTTTATAGAGGACTTATAGGAAGGATGTGATttcttcatccatccatccatccatccatcttcgtccgcttatggAACTAAACAAATTCAAAAAAAAGTTCTTAATCGTGctatattttcaaatatttgtaaaaatataaatacaaaacattttcatgacCACATTATTGCTTATATT
This genomic interval from Perca flavescens isolate YP-PL-M2 chromosome 13, PFLA_1.0, whole genome shotgun sequence contains the following:
- the LOC114566240 gene encoding LOW QUALITY PROTEIN: choline transporter-like protein 4 (The sequence of the model RefSeq protein was modified relative to this genomic sequence to represent the inferred CDS: deleted 1 base in 1 codon; substituted 1 base at 1 genomic stop codon), translating into MMETKPDSEYGEPAEFDPAFNGPIKKRGCTDILCCILFMAVILGYIVVGILAWLFGDPRHVLYPRNSTGWFCGIGPNKGQPNLLYFDILKCSTSINVMATALNGFQCPTTQVCVDSCPTQFWAVEIKDYFPDVKPKNVFNQSLCVPSINLMNTSLTVQDIVIKELCPFFYMPTIPVLGRCLPDISALGSIPPKFSNIPGLPSSVNDTVGIIKNGTGDIVNGFNAREIGVRIFEDFASSWPWILLGLLIAMVVSMLFLLLLRFTAPVMVWVLIIGVLGAGAYGIWHCYWEYANYKKANATISNIGFTTNFAVYLQVQETWLAFLIIISVVEAILLLTLIFLRTRILIAIALIQESSKAISHMMSTLLYPLVTFVLLLVCVAYWGATALYLATSGGPIYKVVALNSTLSDCKMINGTADCDPQNFNSSDYPGCPSASCIFIKYNNEGLFQRNLFNLQIYNVVAFLWCVNFVIALGQCTLAGAFSSYYWAFTKPADIPMFPVCGSFIRSLRYHVGSLAFGALILTLVQIARMILEYIDHKTKAAQNPCARFILCCLKCCLWCLEKFIKFINRNAYIMIAIYGKNFYALGXKNAFSLLMRNVVRVVVLDKVTDLLLLFGKLLVVTLKSLSLAGVLSFFFFSGRIVLPGNTFKSETLNYYWMPIITVVFGSYLIAHGFFSVYNMCVDTLFLCFLEDLERNDGSLQKPYFMSKNLMKILNKSNKAPKKGKGKDKD